GAAGGAATATGTTGTTCTTCATGGCATAAAATACAAACAACTTATCAATCCATATGATGTAGATACGTTAATTGTATTGTGGTCCATGTCCATCCATATCATGGAGAATCCAAGAACCCAAAAAATTGATACACATTAATAAACAATAACTTGAGCTTTAAAAAAACAcacatttataaatatatatatataaatttatatgatatGACAATTTTTTCCTGTACTACAATAATCTTTTTCTAGTATCAGAAAAAGAATACAATAATTGTACTCTTTACTTCTTGAGAAAAGTAATTGTATTTCTAATTAAGTTTAGAATAATATTACTGCAGTTCTCTGCTATGACTATTACTGCTTTAGTTTCCCAAAGATTTTCATGATTTAATATATGCACCACTTTTACAACAGCAATCATATTTATGAAGTGTAAAACTAAATCTAAAAATGCAGAGTTGGGAATTTAGCAAACTATGATTACAAACATGCAGCCtgatttataattataaagtaagATCAATCTATGGCAtaaagactaaaaataaaaaaataaaaaattgagagGATTGGTTTGAAATGAATGACcaagtagtcttttatttatttttcatttcataaagtaaatcattcataataaaaaaaataagagtcAATGTTCTAATGAAACTGAACCAAAACAGCTAGTAGAGAACATCATCTTACAAATCATACCCCAATAAAATAGTAGCAAGCCAATAGTATCTATGGTAAATGCAATGCAATAGGCACTGGTAGCAAGgttaaaatactaaaaaatttaCATCCATAGAGTTAGAGTGAGTCATTACCATGTTACCTCTTTTTTCCCAACAGTTGTTCTCATCTGTCCCAGTCAATGAATCTAAGAAGTTTTACCAAGTCAtgaataacattatttattttttagtgaGCAGGGAACACTGGTCTGCAGCAGAGCAGAATACTAGATAAAAGATGGAACTGTTTTGTTATGAAGAGAGTTGGCAGCATGGTACTACTGACTCTGAAAAATGAattgtactactgctacttctataTACATATATGCCAGCCAGACTGGATATGAAACCCCTAAGAAGGCATGTGGAGGGGTTTCAGCCTTCTGACACCATTTTTTGCCATGAATCTGATGCCCTTCTCAATAAACCCCACACCACCCCAAAACAAGGGTCTCTACTCTCATTCATTATGATAGTTTATTTGGGtcctactactattactactaccctTCCCTGAGTGAGGTGATGCAAATATCATCATGCATCAGCAATCTTAATTGCTAGTGAATAGCATTAGCTTTTTCCGAGATATGCTCTCTTAAATAGCTACTTGAACCGAGTAGTGTGTATTAACAATGCCACATTACATATCCTCCACTTGATATaatatttcatatatataaaaaaaacttaatgTGTTGTACTCTGGTTTGACTCAATGATAACCACTACTGCAATGAGTAGTAGGTTGTTGCTTGAGATATTTAGTAGTAGTATGATGAGGAGGAAACATAAGTGTGAAAATCCACTTGGTGATGGAGTAAATGTTAGTCCTCAACCttattcattgttttgtttgtcaATATTAGACCCAGGTTTCATGAACCCCTTCCAAAGTGCAACCTCAAACAGTAAAAAGTGGGAAAGAAGCTAAAACCCACTCATAAAAGGGGAAATCCCAACATTCCCAGCAAATAAAATCATGTTCAACTTTATATACTTTTCATTCAATGGCCCAATATTTAACACAGATACATCAAATCAAACTAAAACAATTCCTCATTCCTCATGGCTTTCAGCCTTTTGAAAGACATAGGAAGCATCCCAAGCCCCCCACATCAAAAGGTAGGGGTTTGCTAGTGAGATGTACACATTAATAAaatgtttttttcttcttaaatGAAGATGAAACAAATAaatcaaaaaagaaagaaagaagaagaaaaaaagtggCTGGTAAGCAATAGTAGCATTATGAAAGAAAGTACTATGCTGGCACTCAATATAGACAAGCAGTCTTCAATGGCCTTTCTGGTTCACTCTTGGCCTTCACTCCCTTCCTTGATGGCTCTTTTGAACTTCAGTCAGCTTCTTACTTCTTACTGTAGGCTAAAGTTATCTTCTTTTATTTACATACTTTCCCTTTTCTCTATCTTCTTTTCTCACTCACTGGCTGAAAAAACTTTTGGTTTTGGTATTGGAAATTGTAACCTCAATCATCAAATTGCAAATCATACCATGTCACATGGTTTTTAAACCCTGATTAAACCTATAACTCCATCTAATACAAAAAATCAATTTCAAAGGGtgaaaaggaaaaaggaaagaaaaacctGTAGTCTAAAAAAGGgaactcaaatatatcaccagGGCAGAAGAAGGAGAAGAACAACAACAAATTTTCCTATGTCCTGTGAACTTTCTTTTCTGGACTACTGTGATCAGACTCATTGAAAGTAAGCCTTCTTTTAGTGCCAACCCCAGAGTTGAATGAAGCATTCTCATTAAGGTAATGAGAACTTGAATGGATTGATAAAACATTGGGTGAAATTGATAACTCTGGTGTCCTTACTGCTCCTTTCTCTATTTCTTGCACAAGACTATAAGTTGAATACAAAAGTTCCTGTTCCGACAGAGAGTGGAAAAAGAAAACATATATCAGTATGACACATTTTTATGCCAACCCCTTCTCTTAATTTATTGAAAACATCATGATTATAAACTCACCTTGTCATCTGATCGCCAGAATGAGATCACATTCATCTTAAGCTCCATTATCTTTCTTGTTAATTGGCAATCAAAAGCAGCTAATACTGCGGCGGCAGCAATAATAGACGACCGAGTATCAATCAAACTAGCCTCTAAATCAGATAAAACAGATTGATTAGCAAAGAATCTTACCCAAAAAAGAGAGAGGGAGATATTGATTATAAGTGGCAAATATAACAAAAATTAGTAGTCTGGGATTGTAATCTAATGTCATAGTTTACCTTTTGCCATGGCCACAATCAGATGAACAGCACTAGAGACTAGTTCTTTTGGTCTAGAATCACCACAGAATTTATTAATGAAGTAATTTAGATAAGTAAAAGGAGTTATTGATCCCAATTTCCATTCTAAGGTGCTTAAAACCAACAGCTCCATTCTCTGAATGGCATTACTTTCAAAGTCATAATCTGAAGTTGGGAATTCTGAGAGTATTGGGACATTGCATTCCTCCATCTTAGCCGCCAATGATAAACAAGCTACTGATAATAATCGAATAGCCCACATCTTCCCATTctgattttataaaaaaaaaatacaaagccATTACATTCAAATATTTACCAAAAATGAATAAAAGATTGAGACCCCATTACTCTAAGAATGGGAAAATAGCTATAATTAACTTACATCAATGTATctcttggaaataaaccgatcaAAATAAGTGACTGAGAGATAAGCAGTTCTGTAGTGGAACCCAAAAACTGCTCGAGTCTGATTCACAAATATGCAAACTTTCAATCTCAAaacactaaaaaaattaaaagaaataataataataacaaaagggTCAATAGTAAAGTAGAGAAACAAACATTGAAAATCCATTCAACAGCATCCAAGCGAGCAGATTTCAACCAGCTTTGACATATAGTGGAACAATCATCAGAAGTTGAGAGGCCTTTGGATCCAAAATAGGTAGTTTCTCTCTTGAACAAGTTTTCAATATACTCATCCTCATCTTCAGCAACAAAACAATAGGGCTTAATATCTATACAAGTATTGAAACTTTCCTCATAGCCCATTTCGTTTAAACATGACTCGTCTTCTTGGCACAAGAGGCTAGAAAAACACAATGAAGTTTCAGCAGCAGAGTCTCCCATTCTTGATCCTCAATCTCTCTTTTCATCTATAATGAGAGAAAAAAAAGCCAAAATCTCTTCAAAACACCATCTGGGTATTGCTTTGATTCTATCCTCTGACTCCTTAAGGCTAAGATTTAGCACAATTGGGGAacaagaaagagaaagagagaaagagggagtaTAATCTGGGGAGTGAGAGGAGAGGTGGAGGAAAGTAGCGGTTTTGGTGCCGCCAAAATAAGCGGATGAGATATAGAGTGAGTGGGGAAGTTAATATTAACAGTTACATTACATAGTGTAGTATATACACATTACTGTACATACACAATACTATAACATAGATACTTGATACACTCCATGGCCATGATCTGTTTTTGCAAATGTTTTTGCAGAAATCTagttttataattatttataatataaatatatatatatagttatacgTGGGCTTTGGGGTACTGATTAGGTACATGCTGTTGTACAATTCTTTTGGGTGTGTCTTTAAAACTTTGGACAGCTGTAGGATTGTAAGTTTTGTCCCATATGATTAAGAGGGGACTCATTTTTGGTCATGAGGTTCATCATAATCATCTACACTTACATTGCTCAACCTTTTTCCTTTctcaattttaattttaattttttttggaagggTTGTTGGTGGGGTTTATGAGAAACAAAATCCTCTCCATTTGAACCAATATTGttcatgtaaaaaaaattaaccaaaatTTCAACCTGTTAATGATCATGGTTTAATACTCTGATTAGCACATTGAAAGGCAAATAATGTAAATCATTGATTgtgattgaaaaataaataaaattgacaGTTATGTATACTTTTTAAAACATTTATTGTATGCATTTGTTTTGTTGCTCAATTGTTGTGTCCAACTGTCCCTCTATTTGTGATTCTATACTATTGGCTTGCTCTGTTTTGATACTAATTTCACTAATATTAGATTTACAGGTCGATTTGTATGAATGTATTTTTAGCATCCACATTAAAAAAAGGCAAAGGCTTTTTTAATGGGTTTTGCTTGAATTGACCAGAGACATTTTTGTGTATTAACAAATTTCAAtccttaataaaaaaaatttgtctTCATTTCGTATGTCTTACCAATAAAAAATGGCCATGTATAATTATAACAAGTTGTTTTTAATTATGAGAGGCTTGACTCTTGAAGTACTTTTTCTATGCAAAGTAGTGTTTATTGTATAGTATTCCAACATGTGTGTATATGTACAATTTAGGTTGGACTATACTATGGATGGTGGTCCAAACGTGATAACATAGTTATAGTGTCcttcatttaattttttattttataaacaaACTTTTTGTTCTTTTTTAGTTAAGGATACTTTTAATTTTCTGATTCTCTGGGCACCTTGGATTTTGAGAATAAATACAACTTTATTTTCCATTGAGACTCCACCCTCTTGTGTTTCTGACTTGTTAGACATTTGGGTTAGCTTAAACACTATTTTTATCATTGAATTTATTATGTAGGTTCCAATAAGCATGAAGAATAAAgtgatttctttttttttttaatggggCAGAACCCCTGCCCCATATATATTTCTTTAAAAGGGAAAACTAGGGTAAAATAATTGTtgataataatttcaaaaaaataaagtttaaacaATTGACACAAGATCCGAAAATTGGCCTGTCAATATAAGTGGTTAAATGACATATAATACAACTGTAACGAGTTTAGATAAGAATATTGCTCAgtcttatataatatataaataatagatAGTGAATGATGCTATACCTCCTTGCTGATTATTTACagtttgtgtgttgattttttttgttattttgtctTGACTATCAAATCTTTTAGTGGTTAATAAATGACCTCAGAATTTAATCAGAGATCATTTAGATCTAACCCTCTTAAATAGTGGAACTTATTGACTTGGTTAAGTACATACTTAATTAACTCTAACTAATAAATAATGTACTTTTAAAATGTTGACCTATTATGGCCTAATTAGTTTAAGTTGACCATGACTAATTCCTCTTCATACTTCCAATATGAAAAGTATTTTACACAAAAGCTATTTTTTTCCTTATCGTTTGGAAATTTGTACCATGTAATGGATGTCTCCATCTTTTACATGATTTGGTAATTTGGAGCAAAAGACATTAAAAAATCAAACTAAAGGGAATGTGTAATTCCAaacaatataaattaatttttacttGCCTCATGCTCACTtaacaaatataattttttattttttattttttttagaaaaaggtCCTACCACTAgtcttgtaaatgtttttattttttaggaTGAGAAAGGTTTTGGGCCATAAcaatttttcat
The genomic region above belongs to Humulus lupulus chromosome 1, drHumLupu1.1, whole genome shotgun sequence and contains:
- the LOC133807898 gene encoding cyclin-D5-1, with protein sequence MGDSAAETSLCFSSLLCQEDESCLNEMGYEESFNTCIDIKPYCFVAEDEDEYIENLFKRETTYFGSKGLSTSDDCSTICQSWLKSARLDAVEWIFNTRAVFGFHYRTAYLSVTYFDRFISKRYIDNGKMWAIRLLSVACLSLAAKMEECNVPILSEFPTSDYDFESNAIQRMELLVLSTLEWKLGSITPFTYLNYFINKFCGDSRPKELVSSAVHLIVAMAKEASLIDTRSSIIAAAAVLAAFDCQLTRKIMELKMNVISFWRSDDKELLYSTYSLVQEIEKGAVRTPELSISPNVLSIHSSSHYLNENASFNSGVGTKRRLTFNESDHSSPEKKVHRT